From the genome of Triticum aestivum cultivar Chinese Spring chromosome 3B, IWGSC CS RefSeq v2.1, whole genome shotgun sequence, one region includes:
- the LOC123069703 gene encoding exportin-7-B isoform X2, which yields MSSMESLAQLEVLCEKLYNSRDSAERAHAESTLKCFSENRDYISQCQYILDNASTPYALMLASTSLVKQVSDRSLSLQLRLDIRNYVMNYLAARGPKLQNFVTISLIQLACRITKFGWFDDDRFREIFKEATDFLALASQDHYLIGLKILNFLVMEMNQANSAMPLTLHRKIATSFKDQFLLQIFQISLTSLHQLKSEVPDELRRVPISLALRCLSFDFVGSPVDESSEEFGTVQLPASWRPLLQDPSTVQIFFDYYKVNDTSVSKEALECLVRLASVRRSLFVEDPARSQFLSHLMSGTREILQTGQGLADHGNYHEFCRLLGRFKVNYQLSELLNVEFYGEWLGLVAEFTTKSLLSWQWASNSVYYLLSLWSRLVTSVPYLKGDTPSLLDETVPKITEGFITSRINSVQASFADNSPDPDNPLENAESLQDQLESLPYLCRFKYESCSLFIINIMEPLLQAYTARSRLPASGDAAELSVIEGQIAWMVHIIAAILKIRQTVGCSQDSQELFDAELAARVLQLINITDTGVHAQRYQEISKQRLDRAILIFVQNFRRSYVGDQAMHASKQLYARLSELLGLTDHLVLLNVIVGKIATNLKCYAECEDVIDHTLSLFLELASGYMTGKLILKLESTKFIIANHSRENFPFLEEYRCVRSRTNFYYILGCLVFMEDGPVKFRSFMEPLLQVAVNLEASADAAFRTDVVKYAFTGLMRDLRGIAMATNSRRTYGLLFDWLYPSRMPLLLRAISLLTDEPEVTTPLLKFMSEFVLNKAQRLTFDSSSPNGILLFREISKLIVAYGSRILLLPNGTNIYRSKYKGIWISLTVLSRALCGNYVNFGVFELYGDRALADALDISLKMTLSIPLSDILTFKKLSKAYYGYMEVLFNNHITINSVLNLDTSTFVHIVTSLESGLKGLDTGISTQCASAIDSLAAFYFNNITAGDNPPSPAALNLARHIGELPSLFPQILKSLFEIIIFEDAGNQWSLSRPILSLIMISEQMFSDLRSQVLASQPLDQQQRLSQCFDKLMTDVTRSLEPKNRDRFTQNLTTFRHDFRAK from the exons ATGTCTTCAATGGAGAGCCTAGCACAGTTAGAGGTGTTGTGCGAAAAGCTTTACAACTCTAGAGACTCGGCTGAGAGAGCACATGCAGAAAGTACGCTCAAGTGCTTCTCAGAGAACAGAGACTACATTTCGCAGTGCCAATATATATTGGACAATGCGTCAACTCCATATGCCTTGATGTTGGCCAGTACAAGCTTGGTGAAGCAAGTGTCAGATCGCAGTCTTTCTCTACAATTGCGCCTTGATATCC GGAATTATGTCATGAACTACCTTGCGGCAAGAGGACCTAAATTGCAGAACTTTGTGACTATTTCCCTAATTCAGCTTGCATGTCGGATAACAAAATTTGGATGGTTTGATGACGACAGATTCAGAGAGATTTTTAAAGAAGCAACAGATTTCTTAGCTCTG GCATCTCAGGATCACTATTTAATAGGATTGAAGATACTAAATTTTCTCGTAATGGAAATGAACCAG GCAAACTCTGCAATGCCTTTGACACTTCacagaaaaattgcaacttcatTCAAGGACCAGTTTCTTCTGCAGATTTTCCAAATTTCTCTTACCTCATTACACCAACTGAAAAGTGAAG TACCAGATGAGCTAAGGCGTGTTCCTATTTCGCTTGCATTGAGGTGCTTGTCATTTGACTTTGTTGGTTCTCCAGTGGATGAGAGCTCTGAAGAATTTGGAACAGTGCAG CTTCCTGCATCCTGGAGGCCTCTCCTTCAAGATCCTTCCACTGTTCAGATCTTTTTTGACTACTACAAAGTCAATGATACATCTGTTTCAAAAGAG GCTTTGGAATGTCTTGTCAGACTTGCTTCTGTCAGGCGAAGTCTTTTTGTGGAAGACCCTGCCAGGTCCCAGTTTCTCTCACATCTGATGTCAGGCACCAGGGAGATACTCCAAACAGGCCAAG GTCTCGCTGATCATGGAAATTACCATGAGTTCTGCCGTCTTCTGGGACGTTTTAAAGTGAATTACCAG TTATCAGAGCTTCTGAATGTTGAGTTCTATGGTGAATGGCTTGGTCTCGTAGCAGAATTTACAACTAAATCGTTGCTATCATGGCAG TGGGCCAGTAATAGCGTCTACTATCTTTTAAGTCTCTGGTCAAGGCTGGTGACATCTGTGCCTTACTTGAAAGGCGATACACCAAGTCTGCTTGATGAAACTGTACCCAAAATTACGGAGGGTTTTATCACTTCTAGAATTAATTCTGTCCAG GCCAGCTTTGCGGACAACTCACCAGACCCAGATAATCCATTAGAAAATGCGGAAAGTCTCCAGGATCAGCTGGAGAGTCTTCCTTATCTTTGTAGATTCAAG TATGAAAGCTGTAGCCTCTTCATCATTAATATCATGGAGCCTCTTCTACAAGCTTATACG GCAAGGTCAAGATTACCAGCTTCTGGAGATGCAGCTGAGCTGTCTGTCATTGAAGGGCAAATTGCATGGATGGTCCACATAATTGCAGCTATTCTCAAGATTAGGCAGACTGTGGGTTGCAG CCAAGATTCACAGGAGTTATTCGATGCGGAACTTGCGGCTCGTGTGTTACAGTTGATAAATATTACTGACACAGGGGTGCACGCACAG AGATATCAAGAAATAAGTAAGCAAAGGCTTGATCGAGCTATTCTCATCTTTGTTCAAAATTTCAGAAGGTCATATGTAGGGGACCAAGCCATGCATGCTTCAAAG CAGTTGTATGCAAGATTGTCTGAACTTCTTGGACTGACTGACCATTTAGTTTTACTCAACGTCATTGTTGGGAAAATAGCTACAAATCTGAAGTGCTATGCTGAG TGCGAAGATGTTATTGATCATACTCTGTCACTGTTCCTGGAGCTTGCATCTGG CTATATGACTGGAAAGCTTATTCTCAAGCTGGAGAGTACAAAGTTCATTATTGCAAATCATTCT CGGGAAAATTTTCCGTTTCTTGAAGAATATAGATGTGTCCGCAGTAGAACTAACTTCTACTACATCCTGGGCTGCTTGGTCTTCATGGAGGATGGCCCAGTAAAATTCCGAAGTTTCATGGAGCCACTTCTGCAG GTTGCAGTTAATTTGGAGGCAAGTGCTGATGCTGCTTTCCGGACTGATGTTGTAAAGTACGCATTTACTGGTTTGATGAGAGATCTACGAGGCATTGCTATGGCCACAAACAG CCGCAGGACTTACGGCCTCCTATTTGACTGGTTGTATCCGTCTCGCATGCCTCTTCTGTTGAGAGCCATCTCCCTGCTGACTGATGAACCAGAG GTCACCACACCCTTACTTAAGTTCATGTCTGAATTTGTTTTGAATAAGGCTCAACGATTGACATTTGATTCATCATCACCAAATGGGATCCTTCTGTTCCGGGAGATTAGTAAGCTGATTGTGGCTTATGGTTCACGGATTTTATTGCTTCCAAATGGCACTAATATTTATAGAAGTAAATACAAAGGCATATGGATTTCATTGACTGTTCTTTCAAGGG CCCTATGTGGGAACTATGTCAATTTTGGTGTCTTCGAGCTTTATGGTGACAGAGCACTTGCGGATGCCCTTGATATATCTTTAAAGATGACTCTGTCAATTCCGTTGTCTGACATATTGACATTTAAAAAG CTTTCAAAAGCATACTATGGATATATGGAAGTTCTTTTCAACAACCATATCACTATCAATTCTGTCCTCAATTTGGACACAAGCACATTTGTGCATATTGTCACCTCGCTTGAATCTGGCTTGAAAGGATTAGATACAGGAATATCAACACAG TGCGCTTCTGCCATTGATAGCTTGGCTGCTTTCTATTTTAACAATATAACAGCTGGTGATAATCCACCATCACCAGCTGCACTGAATCTTGCTCGACATATTGGGGAGCTCCCCAGTTTATTTCCTCAG ATACTGAAGTCACTTTTTGAAATCATTATCTTCGAGGATGCGGGTAACCAGTGGAGTCTCAGTAGACCAATACTTAGTTTGATAATGATCAGTGAACAG ATGTTTAGTGATCTGAGATCACAGGTATTAGCATCACAG CCTTTAGATCAGCAACAACGCCTCTCACAGTGTTTCGATAAGCTCATGACTGATGTCACAAGGAGCTTGGAACCAAAGAACAGAGACAGATTCACTCAAAATCTCACAACATTCAGACATGATTTCCGAGCGAAGTGA